The following are from one region of the Methanospirillum hungatei genome:
- the carB gene encoding carbamoyl-phosphate synthase large subunit translates to MPRDPSIKKVLLIGSGPIQIGQAAEFDFSGSQACRALREEGVSVVLVNSNPATIQTDPDMADVTYVEPLQADIIAKIIKKEKPDGILSGMGGQTGLNLTAELAEMGALDGVRILGTPLKAIYEGEDREKFRDLMNRIGEPVPRSVIVSSLDQLEHAASVVGFPAIIRPAYTLGGAGGGIAYNFDELRRIVELGIGKSRIHQVLIEESVAGWKEIEFEVMRDANDTCITICGMENVDPMGIHTGESVVVAPILTLRDDEFHLLRNAALKIIRALDVQGGCNIQFAFKKDAEYRVIEVNPRVSRSSALASKATGYPIARVASKIAIGLRLDEILNTVTGKTPASFEPSIDYVVVKVPRWPFDKFKTADRTLTTAMKSTGEVMAIGRCVEEAFLKSIRSLDTDIDHHSVLSEIKMILQRPTDERFGALFDAFRQGMTLEEIADITKITPFWLEKIQNIVNLEKALSIGADTTLIKKAKQYGFSDGEIAQLSGKDVADISAVTGNPVYKMVDTCAAEFPAMTPYFYSTYGDDVCEISHSDKKKVMILGSGPIRIGQGIEFDYCTVHAITALREEGYEVHVVNNNPETVSTDFDTSDRLFFEPMTLEDVSNILQKDSYYGIMVQFGGQNAVNLAVPLKNEIERLKLQTRILGTTPDAMDMAEDRDRFSVLLDSLGIPTPPNGSAYSEKEAFNTAERIGYPVLVRPSYVLGGRAMEIVHDDAELSTYMREAVKVSKSHPVLIDRFLQNAIELDVDAVCDGTDVIIGGIMEHIETAGVHSGDSACVIPPQSLSPQILADVRDYTRKIALGLGVVGLVNIQFAVQGNTVYVLEANPRASRTVPFVAKSVGIPLAKIAARVMMGGKLADLPYKEQEISHVAVKEVLLPFNKLPGVDTVLGPEMKSTGEVMGIDYDFGRAYYKASIAAHNRLPKSGNVFISVTDDLKDQILKVAKTFVENGLSIYATSGTVEFFAEQGVTANLVRKIAEGSPNVLDMLRAGEISLIINNFADKQSRHDHEQIMRIAVDYGIPYITTVQAAVAAAEAINSVKEENLTIEPLQHYLCS, encoded by the coding sequence ATGCCCCGCGATCCATCAATTAAAAAGGTTCTGCTCATAGGATCTGGTCCGATTCAGATAGGTCAGGCTGCAGAATTTGATTTTTCAGGTTCACAGGCATGTCGTGCTCTTCGTGAAGAGGGAGTATCGGTTGTTCTTGTAAATTCCAATCCTGCTACCATACAGACCGATCCTGATATGGCTGATGTTACCTATGTTGAGCCATTACAGGCTGATATCATCGCCAAAATAATTAAAAAAGAAAAACCTGATGGTATCCTCTCAGGAATGGGTGGCCAGACCGGATTGAATCTGACAGCCGAACTTGCAGAGATGGGGGCACTTGATGGGGTTAGAATCCTTGGAACTCCTCTGAAAGCAATTTACGAAGGAGAAGATCGTGAAAAATTCAGAGACTTGATGAACCGGATTGGAGAGCCGGTTCCTCGTTCAGTGATCGTAAGTTCCCTGGATCAGCTTGAACATGCAGCATCTGTTGTTGGTTTTCCGGCAATCATTCGGCCTGCATATACCCTTGGTGGTGCCGGTGGAGGTATTGCATACAATTTTGATGAACTCAGGCGAATTGTCGAACTTGGTATTGGTAAGTCACGAATTCACCAGGTTCTCATAGAAGAGAGTGTTGCAGGCTGGAAAGAGATCGAATTTGAAGTCATGCGTGATGCCAACGACACCTGCATTACCATCTGTGGGATGGAGAATGTCGACCCGATGGGAATTCATACCGGGGAAAGTGTGGTTGTTGCACCAATTCTGACATTGCGTGATGATGAATTCCATCTTCTCCGAAACGCTGCTCTCAAAATAATCCGTGCCCTTGATGTCCAGGGAGGATGTAATATTCAGTTTGCGTTCAAGAAAGATGCTGAATACCGGGTTATTGAGGTCAATCCCCGGGTATCGCGGTCTTCTGCATTGGCATCAAAAGCAACCGGTTATCCCATTGCACGGGTTGCTTCAAAGATCGCCATTGGTCTGCGACTTGACGAGATATTGAATACTGTAACCGGAAAAACACCAGCATCCTTTGAGCCTTCAATAGACTATGTTGTTGTAAAGGTTCCCCGGTGGCCCTTTGACAAGTTCAAAACCGCTGATCGGACGTTAACAACTGCGATGAAAAGTACCGGAGAAGTGATGGCGATCGGACGGTGCGTAGAAGAGGCATTTCTCAAATCAATCCGTTCACTAGATACTGATATTGATCATCACTCAGTCCTCTCTGAAATAAAGATGATTCTTCAGCGACCAACAGATGAGCGGTTTGGTGCCCTGTTTGATGCATTCCGTCAGGGGATGACTCTTGAAGAGATTGCAGATATAACAAAAATCACCCCGTTCTGGCTTGAAAAGATCCAGAACATAGTGAATCTTGAAAAGGCTCTCTCAATTGGTGCTGACACAACTCTCATTAAAAAAGCCAAGCAGTATGGATTTTCTGACGGAGAGATCGCACAATTGTCAGGCAAAGATGTTGCTGATATCTCTGCAGTAACCGGAAATCCTGTCTACAAAATGGTGGATACTTGTGCAGCAGAGTTTCCGGCAATGACTCCATACTTTTACTCAACCTATGGGGATGATGTATGTGAGATCTCCCATTCTGACAAGAAGAAAGTGATGATACTGGGTTCCGGTCCTATTCGAATAGGTCAGGGTATTGAATTTGATTACTGCACGGTCCATGCAATCACAGCACTCAGAGAAGAAGGATATGAGGTCCATGTCGTAAATAATAATCCTGAGACTGTGTCGACTGATTTTGATACTTCTGACCGGCTCTTTTTCGAACCGATGACACTTGAGGATGTTTCAAACATTCTCCAGAAAGATTCCTATTATGGTATTATGGTTCAGTTTGGAGGTCAGAATGCGGTCAATTTGGCAGTGCCTCTGAAAAATGAGATTGAACGACTGAAATTACAGACCCGTATCCTTGGAACAACCCCGGATGCAATGGATATGGCAGAAGATCGGGACCGGTTTAGTGTGCTGTTAGATTCTCTTGGCATACCCACACCTCCGAATGGATCAGCATATAGTGAAAAGGAAGCGTTTAATACTGCTGAACGTATCGGATATCCGGTTCTGGTCAGACCATCCTATGTTCTCGGTGGCCGGGCCATGGAGATTGTGCATGATGACGCAGAACTTTCAACATATATGCGGGAAGCTGTCAAGGTTTCAAAAAGCCATCCGGTTTTGATTGATCGGTTCTTACAGAATGCAATTGAACTTGATGTAGATGCAGTCTGTGATGGGACTGATGTCATCATCGGTGGAATTATGGAGCATATTGAGACAGCAGGAGTCCATTCTGGTGATTCTGCCTGTGTTATTCCACCTCAATCACTCTCTCCACAAATACTTGCTGATGTCCGGGATTATACCCGGAAAATTGCACTTGGTCTGGGAGTTGTCGGTCTTGTAAACATTCAGTTTGCTGTTCAGGGAAACACTGTGTATGTTCTTGAGGCAAATCCCCGGGCAAGCCGGACGGTTCCCTTTGTAGCAAAATCCGTTGGAATCCCTCTTGCGAAAATTGCTGCGCGTGTTATGATGGGCGGTAAACTTGCCGATCTCCCATACAAAGAACAGGAAATTTCACATGTTGCAGTAAAAGAAGTTCTTTTACCATTTAACAAACTCCCTGGTGTAGACACGGTTTTGGGACCTGAGATGAAATCAACTGGAGAAGTCATGGGGATTGACTATGATTTCGGCCGTGCATATTACAAAGCAAGTATTGCTGCACATAACCGGCTCCCGAAATCAGGAAATGTTTTCATTTCTGTGACTGATGACCTGAAAGATCAGATATTGAAAGTCGCGAAGACTTTTGTTGAGAATGGCCTCTCGATATATGCAACAAGCGGTACGGTAGAGTTTTTTGCAGAACAAGGAGTGACTGCAAATCTTGTCCGAAAAATTGCAGAAGGTTCACCCAATGTTCTTGATATGCTTCGTGCTGGAGAAATAAGCTTGATAATCAATAATTTTGCTGATAAACAGTCACGCCATGATCATGAACAGATCATGAGGATTGCCGTTGATTATGGGATTCCATATATCACAACCGTACAGGCAGCAGTCGCAGCAGCAGAAGCAATTAATTCGGTCAAGGAAGAGAACCTGACCATAGAACCCCTCCAGCATTACCTTTGCAGCTAA
- a CDS encoding chemotaxis protein CheD, which translates to MNGTTTGNDQREVIIIGIGEWSTGDSVMTSIGLGSCIGLVLHDETKKIGGLAHVMLPKSSGKPNERAGKYADTAVEVLIKELTLKGSKISNMKAKLAGGASMFQNFSGNLNIGERNAEALKAILKELSIPIVREDLGGTIGRTVTYFPKENGRLVIRQADGTTREI; encoded by the coding sequence ATGAACGGAACTACTACCGGCAATGACCAGCGTGAGGTCATCATTATCGGTATTGGTGAATGGAGTACTGGGGACTCCGTTATGACCTCAATAGGGCTAGGTTCATGTATCGGGCTTGTTCTTCATGATGAAACAAAGAAAATTGGAGGACTCGCTCATGTTATGCTTCCAAAATCAAGTGGAAAACCAAATGAGCGGGCGGGAAAATATGCAGACACCGCTGTTGAAGTGCTCATAAAAGAGCTTACCCTTAAGGGAAGTAAAATATCCAATATGAAAGCAAAACTTGCAGGAGGTGCTTCAATGTTTCAGAACTTTTCTGGCAATCTCAATATTGGCGAACGAAATGCCGAGGCACTGAAAGCAATTCTAAAAGAACTCTCAATACCTATCGTTCGGGAAGATCTAGGCGGAACGATTGGAAGGACGGTTACATATTTCCCAAAAGAAAATGGACGGCTTGTTATCAGGCAGGCTGATGGAACAACAAGAGAAATTTAG
- the carA gene encoding glutamine-hydrolyzing carbamoyl-phosphate synthase small subunit codes for MKAVLGLENGRYFFGEGFGVEGATGGELVFTTQMTGYMEALTDPSYHGQILLFTYPLIGNYGVDTENFQSSRVWAGGCVIHELCRKPAQNSSLETFFEEHGLFGISGVDTRNLTISIREQGTVRAALLTGSDDWQAAVEQARSTPDITTQSLIPSVSCTEPWHKPGNGPRIAVLDLGIKTNMLKSLSSRGGDLYVFPHDTRADEILACRPDGLFISNGPGDPEQAKDTIKTVRELIGQLPVFGICMGNQICGLSLGAECRKMKFGHRGANQPVRHIDGEISITSQNHGFVVDGETLPEGCRITFVNCNDGSLEGFEDPSLNINCVQFHPEAHAGPHDTEKRYFDNMFRRMA; via the coding sequence ATGAAGGCAGTGCTCGGACTCGAGAATGGACGATATTTCTTCGGAGAGGGCTTTGGAGTTGAGGGTGCGACAGGAGGCGAACTCGTGTTTACTACCCAGATGACCGGATACATGGAAGCTCTCACTGATCCGAGTTATCATGGCCAAATTCTTCTTTTTACCTATCCATTGATTGGAAATTATGGCGTCGATACAGAAAATTTTCAAAGTTCACGGGTTTGGGCAGGGGGGTGTGTTATCCATGAACTCTGTCGCAAACCCGCGCAAAACTCTTCTCTTGAAACTTTTTTTGAGGAACATGGTCTTTTTGGAATATCCGGGGTTGATACCCGGAACCTTACCATCAGCATCCGTGAGCAGGGAACTGTGCGGGCAGCTCTCCTGACTGGCAGTGATGACTGGCAGGCAGCGGTTGAACAGGCCAGAAGTACTCCTGACATCACTACACAGTCCCTGATTCCAAGTGTAAGTTGTACGGAGCCCTGGCATAAACCTGGAAATGGTCCAAGGATCGCTGTTCTGGATTTAGGAATCAAGACCAATATGCTCAAATCTCTGTCGTCGCGTGGAGGAGATCTCTATGTATTTCCACATGATACCAGGGCAGATGAGATTCTTGCATGCCGTCCTGATGGATTATTTATCAGCAATGGACCAGGTGATCCAGAACAGGCAAAAGATACAATAAAAACTGTTCGCGAACTGATTGGACAGTTGCCGGTGTTTGGTATCTGTATGGGCAACCAGATATGTGGTCTTTCACTTGGAGCTGAGTGTAGAAAGATGAAGTTTGGTCACCGTGGGGCAAACCAACCGGTAAGACATATTGATGGAGAAATCTCTATCACTTCCCAGAATCATGGATTTGTGGTTGATGGCGAGACCCTTCCGGAAGGTTGCAGAATTACGTTTGTCAACTGCAATGATGGAAGTCTTGAAGGATTTGAAGATCCATCCCTGAATATTAATTGTGTTCAGTTCCATCCGGAAGCACACGCAGGTCCTCATGACACTGAAAAACGGTACTTTGATAACATGTTTCGGAGGATGGCCTGA
- a CDS encoding pyruvoyl-dependent arginine decarboxylase, translating into MMVPRRVFFTKGVGIHKDRLASFEAALRSAGIEMFNIVNVSSIYPPNCIEISREEGLKMLKPGEIVFAVMARNDTNEPNRLVSAAIGLAVPEEKNHYGYLSEHHPYGETELQAGEYAEDLAATMLATTLGIEFDPDTAWQEREQIYKASGKIIKTSNICISEKGELNGKWTTVLAAAVFIM; encoded by the coding sequence ATGATGGTTCCGCGGAGAGTCTTCTTTACAAAAGGAGTTGGTATTCATAAAGACAGACTCGCATCTTTTGAAGCTGCATTGCGTTCTGCAGGCATTGAAATGTTTAATATCGTCAATGTATCAAGCATATATCCACCGAACTGTATCGAAATCTCCAGGGAAGAGGGTTTAAAAATGCTTAAACCTGGTGAAATTGTGTTTGCTGTTATGGCAAGGAATGATACAAATGAACCAAACCGCCTGGTAAGCGCAGCTATAGGTCTTGCAGTCCCTGAAGAAAAAAACCATTATGGGTATCTTTCAGAACACCATCCATATGGTGAAACAGAGTTACAGGCAGGAGAATATGCTGAGGATCTTGCAGCAACTATGCTCGCAACAACCTTAGGAATAGAGTTTGATCCTGATACTGCCTGGCAGGAACGAGAACAGATCTATAAAGCAAGCGGAAAAATAATTAAAACGTCAAATATTTGCATTTCAGAAAAGGGAGAACTTAATGGTAAATGGACAACAGTTCTTGCTGCTGCAGTATTTATCATGTAA
- a CDS encoding tetratricopeptide repeat protein, which produces MIAMDAALRREVRNLLRMGESALERRDYDQASFLFRKAFTQDPDNVAAITNLGYTYVRMGRFSHARKCFTTALDIDPENPVARKNLSLLMRPGQKSDQYRPKYRSRPEEEIYIRYMQWGNLLMDQKNFYAAVQYFDSASGIHPDFIEPFLKIGLAYEELGEYSLACKAFEEALVIYPGDPVAKEHLDRCQTFEKDGKKKPEISAGLETKEHIPNNIKDDDLFEKPIVEPKKEPIMKSSVPEKPQSEADLVMSILAQYSSDQPEEKPEEVPDETKELPSQAPSPAMIEDDPVMSILMQFKDEIPAEVTNEGNKEEQEDSIPQTGAAPLSGTMAMEQKEGIRVDLNENQKDALRELGNIGASHAATTLSTMLNTPIMLNVPEINIVDLQKINQEIEQTLSAMVIFTMEGQMAKAGYVILHVPQESVIQMTSIMLGMPIEPERPLNEMDESAINEIGNIMVSAFLDGTAELLGIIMLPSPPRTIFDLPENVFDLVIQESNILYDNVVFFKTELICDEHELNLNIFMLPNPPVLLDIVKMLEKIIEDSAAGI; this is translated from the coding sequence ATGATTGCTATGGATGCCGCACTACGCCGGGAAGTCAGAAATCTACTCCGAATGGGTGAATCAGCCTTGGAGCGAAGAGATTATGATCAGGCATCATTTCTATTTCGAAAAGCTTTCACACAGGATCCGGATAACGTCGCTGCGATAACCAATCTTGGATATACCTATGTTCGCATGGGGCGATTTTCTCATGCAAGAAAATGCTTTACAACAGCACTTGATATTGATCCTGAAAACCCGGTTGCAAGAAAAAATTTAAGCCTCCTCATGCGACCTGGACAAAAATCAGATCAATATCGTCCCAAATATCGTTCCCGGCCGGAGGAAGAGATCTATATCAGGTATATGCAGTGGGGCAACCTTCTGATGGATCAGAAAAACTTCTATGCAGCAGTACAATATTTTGATTCTGCGAGTGGCATTCATCCCGACTTTATCGAACCTTTTTTAAAGATAGGGCTTGCATATGAGGAACTTGGAGAATATTCCCTTGCATGCAAGGCATTTGAAGAAGCTTTGGTAATTTATCCCGGAGATCCGGTAGCAAAAGAACATCTTGATCGGTGTCAGACTTTTGAAAAGGATGGAAAAAAGAAACCTGAAATATCCGCAGGATTGGAAACGAAAGAACATATTCCAAATAACATAAAAGATGATGATCTCTTTGAAAAACCAATTGTTGAACCGAAAAAAGAGCCAATAATGAAATCATCGGTTCCTGAAAAACCTCAGTCTGAAGCAGATCTTGTCATGTCAATTCTGGCTCAGTATTCTTCTGACCAGCCAGAAGAAAAACCGGAAGAAGTGCCTGACGAAACAAAAGAATTACCTTCACAAGCACCATCACCAGCAATGATAGAGGACGATCCGGTCATGAGCATCCTCATGCAGTTTAAGGATGAGATTCCTGCCGAAGTGACCAATGAAGGAAATAAAGAAGAACAGGAAGATAGTATTCCTCAAACCGGAGCAGCACCGTTGAGTGGAACTATGGCTATGGAACAGAAAGAGGGCATTCGAGTTGATCTGAATGAAAATCAAAAAGATGCTCTTCGGGAACTAGGTAATATCGGTGCATCACATGCAGCGACTACCTTGTCAACAATGTTGAATACTCCGATTATGCTGAATGTTCCGGAGATAAATATTGTCGATCTTCAGAAGATAAACCAGGAGATAGAACAAACTCTTTCAGCGATGGTTATCTTTACCATGGAAGGTCAGATGGCAAAGGCCGGATATGTTATCCTGCATGTTCCACAGGAATCTGTCATTCAGATGACCTCCATTATGCTGGGTATGCCAATCGAGCCAGAACGGCCACTCAATGAAATGGATGAGAGTGCCATCAATGAGATAGGCAATATCATGGTATCAGCCTTCCTTGATGGAACAGCCGAACTTCTTGGAATAATTATGCTCCCTTCCCCTCCCCGGACCATATTTGATCTGCCTGAAAATGTCTTTGATCTGGTCATTCAGGAGAGCAATATTCTTTACGACAATGTAGTATTTTTCAAAACAGAATTAATTTGTGACGAGCATGAATTGAATCTGAACATTTTTATGCTGCCAAACCCTCCGGTGCTCCTCGACATTGTAAAGATGCTTGAAAAGATTATTGAAGATTCAGCAGCAGGAATTTAA
- a CDS encoding Hpt domain-containing protein, with the protein MSDLDAYRSLYVAESRENLEGIVSNLLVLEKGTDSHAIDEIFRSAHSLKGMSASMGFMHMEEICHALEDVFSQIRSGKLEVTQSLVDDLLGGADDIELMIDEIEEGGEGQLEHKDQRVKSLKRWLTVADGGTKETRPDPEPTPLIQYEPDSDQSGDMYEGPSYDQDAGAGCQSYEISLSLADNVDNKNLRGMLILQNLESIGEIIQTGPDRSVIEDDENFSGAITLQFRTNAGIGAIETILGVSDVQSRTITVAQHPIGEPVIPEKDDIEVLSPVEVISDGEEQYTIHIELSSSVDSKNLRSMLLLQNIEGLGKISQITPKRAIIEDSDSFNGIIDLLFITNEPKEKILSLLKGSDIKNYSVQKEEPVIAPVSGISVDSSDDITPTGPRTSTPDKTEKKREVKNIRVDIDRLDHMMNLVEDLVINRGRLEQIAQQYKIKELDETLNMVGRSVSDLQVMMMDIRMIPLNHIFNRFPRTVRDIATKEGKEVDFVVEGGDTELDRSVMDGLNDPLLHLIRNALDHGIESPDVRIANGKNPKGLLKLSASRDKDNVVIVIEDDGGGVNVEKIKKKALERGLVTEESLALMSDQEAYDLLFQPGFSTADKITDISGRGVGLDVVRTTIASLQGTIKLESVPGEGSRFELVLPPTMAIVMVMMIRINGKRCAIPITNVAEVASLAAFPIQNIGNGEGLLMRDEIIVLYRLDDMFGRSKTEEVIVVLQNGPKKGAIIADLIEGQQEVVIKPLSKFVGTCEGVSGVTIPGDGEVVPVLDVKAILREGGQKSAKKAGGRRGKKMVKNVVTDGDLVISEQQADELRELGNIGAAHAATTLSTILNTMIQIRVPEIILVNLANLRNYLDDVRAALTVFQIQGQISGEGYLILHIPEDSIIRLTNIMIGTTELNREIDDMDKSAINEIGNIMTSSFLDACATLLNIIMIPSPPSMVIDMPHAALESIIATQEIRENVDEVVLFRTELTCATHEIKANIILLPSRSLLQEIFARMENVIAISG; encoded by the coding sequence ATGTCTGACCTTGACGCATACCGGAGTCTCTATGTTGCAGAATCGCGGGAAAACCTTGAGGGAATTGTAAGTAATCTTCTGGTTCTGGAAAAAGGGACTGATTCTCATGCAATTGATGAGATCTTCCGGTCTGCTCACTCTCTGAAGGGTATGTCTGCTTCGATGGGTTTCATGCACATGGAGGAGATATGTCATGCCCTCGAGGATGTATTTTCTCAAATCAGAAGTGGAAAGCTTGAGGTTACACAGTCTTTAGTTGATGATCTCCTCGGCGGAGCTGATGATATCGAACTCATGATTGATGAGATCGAGGAAGGAGGGGAAGGTCAGCTGGAGCATAAAGACCAGCGTGTGAAAAGCCTGAAACGCTGGTTAACTGTTGCTGATGGTGGAACAAAAGAGACCAGACCTGATCCTGAACCGACCCCCCTCATTCAGTATGAACCAGATTCTGATCAGTCTGGTGATATGTATGAAGGCCCGTCATATGATCAGGATGCTGGTGCTGGTTGTCAATCGTATGAAATCTCCCTTTCCCTCGCAGATAATGTAGATAATAAAAATCTTCGAGGGATGCTGATCCTTCAAAACCTGGAATCAATCGGGGAAATAATTCAGACTGGCCCGGATCGTTCGGTCATTGAAGATGATGAAAATTTTTCCGGTGCAATCACCCTCCAGTTCAGAACAAATGCAGGAATCGGAGCGATTGAAACTATTCTTGGGGTATCTGATGTTCAATCGAGGACAATTACTGTCGCTCAGCACCCCATCGGAGAACCAGTTATTCCTGAAAAAGATGACATTGAAGTTCTCTCTCCTGTAGAAGTGATTTCTGATGGAGAAGAACAGTACACAATTCATATAGAACTATCGTCCTCTGTTGACTCCAAAAATCTGCGCTCGATGTTATTGCTCCAAAATATCGAAGGATTAGGAAAAATATCACAAATAACTCCAAAAAGGGCGATCATTGAAGATAGTGATTCATTCAATGGCATCATCGATCTCCTCTTTATTACAAACGAACCAAAAGAGAAAATTCTGTCATTGCTCAAAGGATCTGATATCAAGAACTATTCTGTTCAAAAAGAAGAACCTGTGATCGCCCCTGTCTCTGGGATCTCAGTCGATTCTTCTGACGATATAACTCCAACGGGACCTCGCACTTCAACTCCGGATAAAACTGAGAAAAAGCGCGAAGTAAAAAATATCCGTGTGGATATTGATCGTCTTGACCATATGATGAACCTGGTTGAAGATCTGGTCATTAACCGGGGAAGATTGGAACAAATCGCGCAGCAATACAAAATAAAGGAACTTGATGAAACCCTGAACATGGTTGGCAGATCAGTATCTGATCTGCAGGTCATGATGATGGATATCCGGATGATTCCGCTGAACCACATTTTTAACCGGTTTCCCCGAACAGTCCGTGATATAGCAACAAAAGAAGGCAAAGAGGTTGACTTTGTCGTTGAAGGAGGAGATACTGAACTTGATCGCTCGGTAATGGATGGTTTGAATGATCCACTCCTTCATCTGATCAGAAATGCCCTTGATCATGGAATCGAGTCCCCTGATGTCAGGATTGCAAATGGCAAAAATCCAAAAGGTCTTTTAAAATTATCAGCATCCCGTGATAAAGACAATGTCGTTATCGTGATAGAAGATGACGGCGGTGGAGTTAATGTTGAGAAGATCAAGAAAAAGGCATTAGAGCGGGGACTGGTTACTGAAGAATCGCTGGCTTTAATGAGTGATCAGGAGGCATATGATCTTCTCTTCCAACCGGGATTTTCAACTGCAGATAAGATTACCGATATTAGTGGTCGGGGAGTTGGCCTTGATGTTGTCAGAACCACTATTGCATCATTACAGGGGACAATAAAACTCGAATCAGTCCCTGGAGAGGGGAGCAGATTTGAGCTTGTGCTTCCCCCGACTATGGCAATCGTCATGGTTATGATGATCCGGATCAATGGCAAACGATGTGCCATCCCCATTACGAACGTTGCTGAAGTGGCAAGTTTAGCCGCTTTTCCAATTCAAAATATCGGGAATGGAGAAGGTCTTCTGATGCGGGATGAAATAATTGTTCTTTATCGTCTGGATGACATGTTCGGTCGTTCAAAAACTGAGGAAGTCATTGTAGTTCTTCAGAATGGACCAAAGAAAGGGGCGATCATTGCCGATCTTATCGAAGGCCAGCAGGAGGTGGTTATAAAACCACTCTCAAAATTTGTTGGAACATGTGAGGGAGTAAGCGGAGTTACCATTCCTGGTGATGGTGAAGTCGTTCCGGTTCTTGATGTAAAGGCAATTCTTCGTGAAGGAGGGCAAAAATCAGCAAAAAAAGCTGGAGGCAGAAGGGGGAAAAAAATGGTTAAAAATGTGGTGACTGACGGGGATCTGGTAATCAGTGAACAACAGGCAGATGAACTACGGGAACTTGGGAATATCGGAGCGGCCCATGCAGCGACTACCCTGTCAACAATATTAAACACGATGATTCAGATTCGTGTCCCGGAAATAATTCTGGTCAACCTTGCAAATCTTCGTAATTACCTGGATGATGTACGGGCAGCACTGACTGTTTTTCAGATCCAGGGGCAGATATCTGGCGAAGGGTATCTTATTCTGCACATTCCTGAAGACTCCATCATTCGGCTGACCAATATCATGATAGGTACAACAGAACTGAATCGTGAGATTGATGACATGGACAAGAGTGCAATAAATGAAATTGGCAACATTATGACCTCTTCATTCCTTGATGCATGTGCAACACTTCTCAATATCATCATGATACCATCACCACCTTCAATGGTCATAGACATGCCTCATGCAGCACTTGAGTCAATAATTGCAACACAGGAGATCCGCGAGAATGTTGATGAAGTGGTTCTTTTCAGAACCGAACTCACATGTGCAACCCATGAGATAAAAGCCAATATCATACTGCTTCCAAGCAGATCTCTATTACAGGAAATATTTGCACGCATGGAGAATGTAATCGCAATTTCAGGCTGA